From Palaemon carinicauda isolate YSFRI2023 chromosome 29, ASM3689809v2, whole genome shotgun sequence, one genomic window encodes:
- the LOC137622428 gene encoding uncharacterized protein encodes MEYLTKFHVIRPLKSKTAAEVTNEFLFIFMDIGAPHILQSDNGREFTAEVIQELATLWPEFILVNGRPRPPQSQGSIERGNGDMKFNLMAWIRDNNCAKLSFGVRFVKWAMNSSYHESIKMTPYQALTGNKPRCGLKSNLLDAFISKILSGIQEEEVERLIEVPLTGDSARDDLISVDPECEHEPHPLADSHQQPAMEQENISTEVLHPAKQARKEAEYGLQKQDQRMLARSTRSMRAFDVGDNVSLPVSQFDHSKGDTPNIIGAVLAVEDSGYVICIKSGNMNSKLDRNSFEFVQYKGLLPENIPKQQLSIRELVRAGSVCGGQGYQRCLCRSNCLSKWCSSLKASLRCNSACHSHKSCDNIDK; translated from the coding sequence atggagtatctaacgaagtttcatgtgattcgtcccctgaaatcaaagaCAGCAGCTGAGGTTACCAATgaatttcttttcatctttatggatataggtgcaccacacatccttcagtctgacaatggacgtgaatttacagctgaagtgatccaagaacttGCCACTCTATGGCCTGAATtcatcttagtaaatgggcgtcctcggcctccccagagtcagggatctattgaaagaggtaatGGTGATATGAAATTCAacctcatggcatggataagagacaataattgtgctaaattGAGTTTTGGTGTCCGTTTTGTTAAGTgggccatgaacagttcatatcatgagtcaatcaagatgactccctatcaagcgctcactggcaacaagccaagatgtggtcttaagtcaaatttactagatgcattcatcagcaaaatattGTCTGGTATTCAAGAAGAAGAAGTTGAAAGGCTTATAGAAGttccacttaccggagattcagctcgggatgacctaatatcagtagaccctgaatgtgAACATGAACCACATCCACTTGCAGACTCTCACcagcaacctgctatggaacaagaaaatatctcaactGAAGTACTGCATCCGGCAAAACAGGCAAGAAAGGAAGCTGAGTATGGTCTTCAAAAGCAAGATCAACGAATGTTAGcacgcagcactagatcaatgcgagcatttgatgttggagacaatgtgTCCTTACCGGTGTCTCAATTTGACCATAGTAAAGGAGACACCCCTAACATAATAGGTGctgtattagcagttgaagacagcGGTTATGTGATTTGCATAAAAAGTGGAAATATGAATAGTAAACTTGACAGAAATTCattcgaatttgttcagtacaaaggacttttgcctgaaaatatccccaaacaacagttaagtattcgcgaactagttcgagcaggaagtgtgtgtggtggccaaggataccagagatgtctttgcaggagcaattgcttgtcaaagTGGTGTTCTagtttgaaagctagccttcgatgcaacagtgcctgccacagccacaaatcatgtgacaatattgacaaataa